The genomic DNA GCACCATCCAGATCGGCATTCGCGGCGGCGCGGAGTATCTCTGGGAGTTCTCCTACGAGAGCGGCATGACCGTCATCCATGCCGAGGAAGTGCCAGGGATCGGGATTGGGGCCCTGATCGAGAGGGCCCGCGCCGTCGTCGGCGACGGTCCCACCTATCTGTCCTTCGACATCGACAGCGTCGATCCGGGCTTCGCACCCGGGACGGGCACTCCCGAGGTGGGTGGCCTCACACCGCGCGAGGTGCTGGAGCTCCTGCGAGGCCTGAAGGGGATCGACTTCGTCGGCGGCGACGTGGTCGAGGTCGCACCGCAGTACGACGCGACAACCAACACGGCTCACGTCGCCGCGCAGGTGCTCTTCACCATCCTATGCCTGATGGTCGGCGACTGAACTCAACGGACGAAAGGATTCGACCGAAGGGTGTCATGCGGGCATTCTTATGGCTGTTCATCCGGGGCTCCGAGGCAGGCGATGGTTGGGGTCGCAACCCCATCCTCTCAGCCCAGCCTCGGATGAACGACCTTCATGGCTTCGACATGAGACCTACTGCTGCCACGTTATTCAGACCGAAATCCTGCATGCGAGCTCCCTAGTTGCCACATGGCAACGTAACCTCCCAGCCAAGGTTCCGTTCTTTGGACGTCGGCAGCGCTGCCGAGCGGGCCCGAACTGGCCCTCACGAGTTGGGAGGGTTTTGTTGCAACTCTTTCTTTCCGATCGTGGGGCTATGGCCTGCTCTGGCGAGAGAGGGTGAGGTGCGATGTTCAAGGGTAGGCAATTCGACCGATCGGTAATCCTGCTCTGCGTTCGGTGGTATCTCGCTTACAGCCTCAGCCTACGCGATCTCGAAGAGATGATGGCCGAGCGCGGCATCTCCGTCGACCACGCCACGGTCGGCCGCTGGGTGGTCCGTTACTCACCCGAACTGCTCGAGCGGTTCAATCGACGCAAGCGACCCGTCAGCCGGAAATGGCATCTGGACGAGACGTATATCAAGGTCCGTGGGCGGTGGATGTATCTCTACCGCGCCATCGACAGCCATGGCGATACGGTCGAGTTCTGGTTCAGCGAGCGGCGTAATCTAACGGCTGCCAAGCAGTTCCTGCGCAAGGCGCTGAAGCGGCATGGCCGTCCTGAACGGATTGTCATCGACGGCAGTCAGACGAACCGCGAGGCAATCCTGTCCTGCGATGCCGCAGACCGGCTCCAGAACAGATCTCGACGCGGTCTGAAACCCATTCGTATCCGCCAAAGTGCCTACCTCAACAACCGGATTGAGCAGGATCACCGAGCTATCAAGCGGCGAG from Microvirga sp. TS319 includes the following:
- a CDS encoding IS6 family transposase, whose product is MFKGRQFDRSVILLCVRWYLAYSLSLRDLEEMMAERGISVDHATVGRWVVRYSPELLERFNRRKRPVSRKWHLDETYIKVRGRWMYLYRAIDSHGDTVEFWFSERRNLTAAKQFLRKALKRHGRPERIVIDGSQTNREAILSCDAADRLQNRSRRGLKPIRIRQSAYLNNRIEQDHRAIKRRVRPMMGFKSVNSARSVLGGIEMVYMMRKGQAKYACTRQLSLAEQFELLAA